In Prunus dulcis chromosome 2, ALMONDv2, whole genome shotgun sequence, a single genomic region encodes these proteins:
- the LOC117619393 gene encoding probable carboxylesterase 15 — translation MVCQKVVVNEVSGWLRVFDDGSVDRTWTGPPQVQFMTEPVPPHDEFIDGVATRDVFVNKNLRLRIYLPETNPEDESKLPIILHLHGGGFCISQADWYMYYHMYTRLARSAKAICVSVYLRLAPEHRLPAPVNDGFSALLWLRSLAQGESYEPWLINHGDFNRVFLIGDSSGGNLVHEVAARAGKADLSPLRLAGGIPIHPGFVRAVRSRSELEQPESPMLTIDMVDKFLSLALPVGSTKDHPITCPMGYGAPDLDSLKLPPFLLCIAERDMIIDTEMEYYEAMKKAKKEVELLISPGMSHSFYLNKIAVDMDPQTAAQTEGLISGITEFVNKH, via the coding sequence ATGGTCTGCCAGAAAGTAGTTGTCAATGAAGTGTCCGGTTGGCTTAGAGTCTTCGACGACGGCTCAGTCGACCGAACATGGACTGGACCTCCTCAGGTACAGTTCATGACTGAGCCTGTCCCACCCCATGACGAATTCATTGACGGAGTTGCAACCCGTGATGTTTTCGTCAACAAAAACCTCCGCCTACGAATTTATCTGCCGGAAACAAACCCCGAGGACGAGAGCAAGCTGCCCATAATACTTCACCTCCACGGAGGAGGCTTTTGCATAAGCCAAGCTGACTGGTACATGTACTACCACATGTACACCAGGCTTGCTCGCTCCGCCAAAGCCATCTGTGTCTCCGTCTACCTAAGGCTGGCGCCCGAGCACCGCCTCCCTGCTCCCGTGAACGACGGCTTCTCTGCTCTTCTCTGGCTCCGTTCCCTTGCCCAAGGCGAGTCATACGAGCCGTGGCTGATCAATCACGGCGACTTTAACCGTGTTTTTCTTATAGGAGACAGCTCAGGCGGTAACCTCGTGCATGAAGTTGCCGCCCGAGCTGGGAAGGCGGATTTGAGTCCGCTAAGGCTAGCGGGCGGGATTCCAATCCACCCGGGTTTTGTTCGGGCAGTGAGGAGCAGGTCGGAGTTGGAGCAGCCAGAGTCGCCTATGCTTACCATTGACATGGTGGACAAGTTTCTGAGCTTGGCATTGCCGGTGGGGTCCACAAAGGACCATCCGATAACTTGTCCAATGGGTTATGGAGCACCGGATTTGGATAGCCTGAAGCTGCCTCCGTTTCTTCTTTGTATTGCAGAGAGGGACATGATTATAGACACAGAGATGGAGTACTATGAGGCCATGAAGAAGGCTAAGAAGGAGGTGGAGCTTTTGATCAGTCCTGGAATGTCTCATAGTTTTTATCTTAACAAGATTGCTGTGGATATGGACCCACAAACAGCTGCCCAAACTGAGGGGCTTATTTCTGGGATCACAGAGTTCGTCAATAAGCATTGA